A section of the Methanobrevibacter olleyae genome encodes:
- a CDS encoding radical SAM protein has product MFKEKNIIIKNPLKSDIRFGLVYPNVYKTAMSSLGYQIIYNYINEREDSYCERIIYPSIRSLETNSPLSDFDIISFSLQYEQDYFNILEILKEANIPLRREDRTNEDPLIIAGGPCASSNPLPLSDFIDIFVVGEAEAVLYDFLDLYLELNLSNKKNNKKINNRGVNFRSKRDLSPFLDIQGLYISEFNNNTEIALSEDMDKIYHLTYPIVSETDDKDFIPAFSNSILLNVSRACTRGCRFCMSSYLYRPLRETNLDYLFSIAEEARENTGLNKISLIGAAVSDYSKINELTNGLKEKGFQVSMPSMRIESITKETLIALKSSGLKTLTIAPESIYSLRCRINKDIEDEDVFRVIGDAVELGFNIKLYFLIGLPYETQEDICQLASLMKQIDSMKYKFNSKSKTSTKKAKVSISFSVNPLIPKAHTPLQWETYNMKDIKLKIKYLKKNLKGLDIKFDSAKMGLIQYVLSCGDREIGNLIEKSLNKKISIKEWGENAPNYTLEDKLPWDCIDVSVSKEFLKLEYEKIKNSQQTPWCEDGDCYNCGACN; this is encoded by the coding sequence ATGTTTAAAGAAAAGAATATAATTATAAAAAATCCATTAAAATCAGATATACGTTTTGGATTAGTCTATCCGAATGTTTATAAAACTGCAATGAGTTCCTTAGGTTATCAAATAATTTATAATTATATAAATGAAAGAGAGGATAGCTACTGTGAAAGAATAATATATCCATCTATAAGAAGTCTTGAAACTAATAGCCCATTATCTGATTTTGATATAATCTCCTTTTCTCTACAATATGAACAAGACTATTTTAATATTTTAGAGATTTTAAAAGAAGCGAATATTCCTTTAAGAAGGGAAGATAGAACAAATGAAGATCCTTTAATTATTGCAGGTGGGCCTTGTGCAAGCTCTAATCCATTACCATTATCTGACTTTATAGATATCTTTGTTGTTGGTGAGGCTGAAGCAGTCTTATATGACTTTTTAGATTTATATTTGGAATTAAACTTATCAAATAAGAAAAACAATAAAAAGATTAACAATAGGGGGGTTAATTTTAGAAGTAAAAGAGATTTATCTCCATTTTTAGATATACAGGGTTTATACATATCTGAATTTAATAACAATACTGAAATTGCACTTTCAGAGGATATGGATAAGATATATCATTTAACTTATCCGATTGTTAGTGAAACTGATGATAAAGATTTTATTCCTGCATTTTCAAACTCAATCTTATTAAATGTATCTAGAGCATGTACAAGGGGATGCAGATTCTGTATGTCTAGCTATTTGTATAGGCCCCTTAGAGAAACAAACTTGGATTATCTTTTTTCTATTGCAGAAGAAGCTAGAGAAAACACTGGCTTAAATAAAATATCATTAATAGGTGCAGCTGTTTCAGATTATTCTAAAATTAATGAATTAACTAATGGTTTAAAAGAAAAGGGCTTTCAAGTATCAATGCCATCTATGAGAATTGAATCCATTACTAAAGAAACATTAATTGCACTTAAATCAAGCGGATTAAAAACATTAACAATAGCTCCTGAATCGATATACTCATTAAGGTGTCGAATAAATAAGGATATTGAAGATGAGGATGTTTTTCGTGTTATAGGTGATGCTGTTGAATTAGGTTTTAATATTAAATTGTATTTTTTAATCGGTTTGCCCTATGAGACACAGGAGGATATTTGCCAACTTGCAAGTCTAATGAAGCAGATTGATTCTATGAAGTATAAGTTTAATTCAAAGTCAAAAACTTCAACTAAAAAAGCTAAAGTTTCAATTAGCTTTAGTGTTAATCCACTTATCCCTAAAGCACATACTCCCCTTCAATGGGAAACTTATAATATGAAAGACATTAAGTTGAAAATAAAATATCTTAAAAAGAATTTAAAAGGATTAGATATTAAGTTTGATAGTGCAAAAATGGGCCTTATTCAATATGTTTTATCTTGTGGTGATAGGGAAATTGGAAATCTAATTGAAAAATCTTTAAATAAGAAGATTAGTATTAAAGAATGGGGTGAAAATGCTCCAAATTATACTTTAGAAGACAAGTTACCATGGGATTGTATAGATGTAAGTGTAAGTAAAGAGTTTTTAAAATTAGAATATGAAAAAATAAAAAATAGTCAGCAAACTCCATGGTGTGAAGATGGGGATTGTTATAATTGTGGAGCCTGTAACTAA
- a CDS encoding transglutaminase domain-containing protein, which yields MIFLALLLVLIFSISSASSQSIKIDDTNNINDNKVLKSNSLSNSLITEKTNLSATTKVKTNTTNTKKTNTTKKTTTEKTKENTTTVTKKTLAKTSASFMNYVEKNGKFPKVKISNKNYSNTEYLYLISKAIENNSNSEIEIKKNLIKPYNNSNSKSVKGNLNKTEYVKIASKTREFIEKNKRAPNWASSSKGNIHYNQLILTFSKCLDNYNKTNKLPNSIKLDDLDLNKIKTKLNKKTSKSTTDNKVNSTNKSTTNTSSKITTNKSTTNTSSKITTNKSTTNTSSKITANKPIATKTNLTKTEPKDTATKINPSTENKNNLNLVERTMNSINSILNNILEKLNPFKYKLDLTRSDEANIKLNNSKVNIDGDKSTINVKVSTKDRNNLTNANTTTTKKTNTTNTKNTNTTTKTNTTSSKNTNTTKTTSKTKANIASINKTSINEDLKKYLSSSKNCQVNNKAIKDLAKTLTSSLKTNYEKAKKLFNWVRDNIQYTKYRNTRKGAVKTLQTKKGNCVDQSHLLIALSRASGIPARYVKGTNCKFSNGYVSGHIWTQMYIGNKWIVADTTSSRNSLGKIKNWNTKNYTLCGEFSSISF from the coding sequence ATGATTTTTTTAGCTTTATTACTAGTACTTATTTTTAGTATTAGCAGTGCTAGTTCTCAAAGTATAAAGATTGATGATACAAATAATATTAATGATAATAAAGTCCTTAAATCAAATTCTCTATCAAACAGTTTAATTACTGAAAAAACTAATTTAAGTGCTACAACTAAAGTAAAAACCAATACAACAAATACAAAAAAGACAAATACAACAAAGAAAACAACTACAGAAAAAACAAAAGAAAATACAACAACGGTAACTAAAAAAACATTAGCGAAAACATCTGCAAGTTTTATGAATTATGTAGAGAAGAATGGAAAATTTCCTAAAGTTAAAATTAGTAATAAAAATTATTCAAATACAGAATATCTATATTTAATCTCAAAAGCTATTGAAAATAATTCCAATTCAGAAATTGAGATAAAAAAGAATTTAATTAAACCATATAATAATTCAAATTCTAAATCTGTAAAAGGTAATTTAAATAAAACAGAATATGTAAAAATAGCTAGCAAAACTAGGGAATTTATTGAAAAGAATAAAAGAGCTCCAAATTGGGCTTCATCTTCAAAAGGCAATATTCATTATAATCAATTGATTTTAACATTTAGCAAATGTTTAGATAATTATAATAAGACTAACAAGTTACCTAATTCTATAAAACTTGATGATTTAGATTTAAATAAAATAAAAACTAAGTTAAATAAGAAAACTAGTAAATCTACAACAGATAATAAAGTTAATAGTACAAATAAATCCACAACAAATACCAGCTCTAAAATAACCACAAATAAATCCACAACAAATACCAGCTCTAAAATAACCACAAATAAATCCACAACAAATACCAGCTCTAAAATAACTGCAAATAAACCTATAGCAACAAAAACAAACCTAACAAAAACAGAACCTAAAGACACAGCAACAAAAATAAATCCATCAACAGAAAATAAAAATAATCTTAATTTAGTTGAAAGAACAATGAATAGCATCAATAGCATCTTAAATAACATTTTAGAAAAATTAAATCCCTTTAAATATAAACTAGATTTAACCAGATCTGATGAAGCTAACATTAAACTAAATAATAGTAAGGTAAATATTGATGGTGATAAATCAACAATTAATGTAAAAGTATCAACAAAGGATAGAAATAACCTAACAAATGCTAACACAACAACAACAAAGAAAACCAACACAACAAATACCAAAAACACAAATACAACAACAAAAACCAACACAACTAGTTCTAAAAACACAAATACAACAAAAACGACTTCTAAAACTAAAGCTAATATTGCAAGTATAAATAAAACTTCTATTAATGAAGATTTAAAAAAATATTTATCCAGTAGTAAAAACTGTCAAGTTAACAATAAAGCAATTAAAGATTTAGCTAAGACATTAACTTCTTCTCTTAAAACAAATTATGAAAAGGCTAAAAAGTTATTCAATTGGGTACGTGACAATATTCAATACACTAAATACCGCAACACTAGAAAAGGAGCTGTGAAAACACTTCAAACAAAAAAAGGTAATTGTGTTGACCAAAGTCATTTATTAATTGCATTATCAAGAGCTTCTGGAATTCCTGCAAGATATGTTAAAGGAACCAATTGTAAATTTAGTAACGGTTATGTTTCTGGCCATATTTGGACTCAAATGTATATAGGAAATAAATGGATTGTTGCAGATACAACAAGTTCAAGAAATAGTTTAGGAAAAATAAAAAATTGGAATACAAAAAACTATACATTGTGTGGGGAATTCAGTTCAATAAGTTTTTAA
- a CDS encoding CBS domain-containing protein, translating into MMLEKTKVKDLMTKDVLTVNCDEETVFAFEKLMKYKISAMPVVDDGKMVGIVTATDLGHNLILDKYQYGTKVKSVMVKDVASVSSENTIKDAISIMFDKAPGDSIINQLPVVDDGELVGIISDGDIIKILKE; encoded by the coding sequence ATGATGTTAGAAAAGACTAAAGTTAAAGATTTAATGACAAAAGATGTTTTAACAGTAAACTGTGATGAAGAAACTGTTTTTGCCTTTGAAAAATTAATGAAATATAAAATAAGTGCAATGCCTGTTGTTGATGATGGAAAAATGGTAGGTATAGTTACTGCTACTGATTTAGGACATAATTTGATTTTAGATAAGTATCAATACGGTACTAAAGTTAAATCTGTTATGGTTAAAGATGTTGCATCTGTATCTTCTGAAAATACTATAAAAGATGCAATTTCTATAATGTTTGATAAAGCTCCTGGAGATAGTATTATTAACCAATTACCTGTTGTTGATGATGGTGAACTTGTAGGTATTATATCTGATGGGGATATTATTAAAATACTTAAAGAATAA
- a CDS encoding 2-phosphoglycerate kinase, with protein MVLVRREVKGKVYTEPFSKGILSRSLIRAELKPNKAHEISNKIESDLVEKSITTISTNDLVNRIIELLEEENPLIAENYLNWRKIRNSDDPLIILIGGASGVGTSSISYEVSRRLGIKSMISTDMIREVMRKIVSKELSPVIHESSFSSQKGFRVAPPPEFDYVLAGFKDHVGTVSVGIEAVIERALTEGISIIIEGVHLVPGFIRKDLMDKDNVLMFTLTLKDEEMHKSRFYSRCNDGWASRPLKKYLDNFDSIRKTLKYMEDQAKKEGVPIIENVDMVETREFIIKAIAKYYGGLNDVRKD; from the coding sequence ATGGTTCTAGTCCGTAGAGAAGTTAAAGGTAAAGTTTATACAGAACCCTTTTCAAAAGGTATTCTATCAAGATCACTTATTCGTGCAGAATTAAAACCTAATAAAGCCCATGAAATTTCTAATAAAATTGAATCCGATTTAGTTGAAAAGAGTATTACAACAATATCTACTAATGACTTAGTTAATAGAATTATTGAATTATTAGAGGAAGAAAATCCTTTAATTGCTGAAAATTATTTAAATTGGAGAAAAATACGAAATAGTGATGATCCCTTAATTATTTTAATTGGTGGTGCATCTGGAGTAGGTACTTCCTCTATATCTTATGAGGTATCTAGAAGATTAGGTATAAAAAGCATGATAAGTACTGATATGATTAGAGAAGTTATGCGTAAAATTGTATCTAAAGAGCTAAGCCCAGTAATTCATGAATCTTCATTTTCTTCTCAAAAAGGCTTTAGAGTAGCTCCTCCACCAGAATTTGACTATGTTTTAGCAGGCTTTAAAGACCATGTTGGAACAGTAAGTGTTGGAATAGAGGCTGTTATTGAAAGAGCATTAACTGAAGGAATAAGTATTATTATTGAAGGAGTGCACCTAGTTCCAGGCTTTATTCGTAAAGATTTAATGGATAAAGATAATGTATTAATGTTTACATTAACTCTTAAAGATGAGGAAATGCATAAAAGTAGATTTTATTCTCGTTGTAATGATGGTTGGGCTAGCAGGCCACTTAAAAAATATTTAGATAATTTTGATTCTATTAGAAAAACCTTAAAATATATGGAAGATCAAGCAAAAAAAGAAGGGGTACCTATTATTGAAAATGTAGATATGGTTGAAACTAGAGAGTTTATAATTAAAGCAATAGCTAAATATTATGGAGGTTTGAATGATGTTAGAAAAGACTAA
- a CDS encoding metallophosphoesterase family protein — protein sequence MKILAISDIHGKKSENLINYLKNEDISLVLIAGDITDFSITEFEPLSFVKPFIDELVEECDVDVFAIPGNCDPAGICNVIKESGPDERPAFCLHDQLISYENVVIMGYGGSNPTPFNTPGEIDDDKIYLHVYELLAEYDYIGNDAVPRVTILLTHAPPYDTKADTIENGTHVGSQGVKKPIHEFQPDINICGHVHEACSIDKVGKTTIANPGMLEDNHAILIEVDEDAKFNVEIVDL from the coding sequence ATGAAGATTTTAGCAATTAGTGATATACACGGTAAAAAAAGTGAAAATTTAATCAATTACTTAAAAAATGAAGATATTTCTTTAGTCTTAATTGCTGGAGATATTACAGATTTTAGTATTACTGAATTTGAACCATTGAGTTTTGTAAAACCATTTATTGATGAGCTTGTTGAAGAATGTGATGTGGATGTATTTGCGATTCCAGGTAACTGTGACCCTGCAGGAATCTGTAATGTTATTAAAGAAAGTGGTCCTGATGAAAGACCTGCATTCTGTTTACATGATCAATTAATATCCTATGAAAATGTAGTTATTATGGGTTATGGTGGATCTAATCCTACTCCATTTAATACTCCTGGGGAAATTGATGATGATAAGATTTATCTTCATGTATATGAGCTTTTAGCTGAGTATGACTATATTGGAAATGATGCAGTTCCTAGAGTAACCATTTTACTTACTCATGCACCTCCATATGATACTAAAGCAGATACAATTGAAAATGGAACTCATGTAGGTAGCCAAGGTGTTAAAAAACCTATTCATGAATTCCAGCCAGATATAAATATTTGTGGCCATGTACACGAAGCATGTTCCATTGATAAGGTAGGCAAAACCACTATAGCAAATCCAGGTATGCTTGAAGATAATCATGCAATCTTAATTGAAGTAGATGAAGATGCTAAATTCAATGTAGAGATTGTTGATTTATAG
- a CDS encoding DUF2096 domain-containing protein, which yields MSTLPIERSWLVIVNLSTELYKKGIQIPNEINKDLGLVKSQIGFYKKDPSHPDMINEMAKADMSLNEIQGVLLSLAESYDKGFYEEWLDKLQRANKGEEIFKTPDTQSKFILNAPPGFSYAKITLKNPIAEDRVQEIAEYYGLIMEFDSDLTIALYGEKPKIQSALREMAPFFLE from the coding sequence ATGAGCACTTTGCCTATTGAACGATCTTGGTTGGTTATAGTTAATCTTTCTACAGAATTATATAAGAAAGGTATTCAAATACCAAATGAAATTAATAAGGACTTAGGCTTAGTTAAATCTCAAATTGGTTTTTATAAAAAGGACCCTTCTCATCCAGATATGATTAATGAGATGGCTAAAGCAGATATGTCTTTAAATGAAATTCAGGGAGTTTTATTATCGCTAGCAGAATCTTATGATAAAGGGTTCTATGAAGAATGGTTAGATAAACTCCAAAGAGCAAATAAGGGAGAGGAAATCTTTAAAACTCCCGATACCCAATCTAAATTTATTTTAAATGCTCCTCCAGGATTTTCTTATGCAAAAATTACTTTAAAAAATCCAATTGCAGAAGATAGAGTACAAGAAATAGCTGAATATTATGGCCTTATAATGGAATTTGACAGTGATTTAACAATTGCATTGTATGGTGAAAAACCAAAAATTCAATCAGCTTTAAGAGAAATGGCTCCATTCTTCTTGGAATAA
- a CDS encoding DUF749 domain-containing protein translates to MFIAILGGIFKYKDLPEEYGPYVQFKAAIEGRDVIDDSDEIAILDITGTGSHHVLFLDRYNNLNEIKRELREADAKVNVTTLKILEGHL, encoded by the coding sequence ATGTTTATTGCAATATTAGGTGGAATATTTAAATATAAAGATCTTCCTGAAGAGTATGGTCCTTATGTACAATTTAAAGCAGCTATTGAAGGTAGAGATGTAATTGATGATTCAGATGAAATCGCTATTTTAGATATTACTGGTACTGGTAGTCACCATGTTCTCTTTTTAGATAGATACAATAATCTCAATGAAATTAAAAGGGAATTAAGAGAAGCAGATGCAAAAGTTAATGTTACTACCTTAAAAATATTGGAAGGACATTTATGA
- the hdrB gene encoding CoB--CoM heterodisulfide reductase subunit B, translated as MEIAYFLGCIMNNRYPGIEKATRMLFEKLDIELKDMEGASCCPAPGVFGSFDQTTWATIAARNLAIAEDMGLEIMTECNGCFGSLRECDHLLKENAAKKDEINEILAETTDKQFKGETKVRHLAEILYNDVGLDKISEMFTKNLDLNVAVHYGCHFLKPTDEVGIEESAENPTILDELVEITGAKSIPYNNKMMCCGAGGGLRSRDLDVTLSYTKEKLDAMAEAGADAIIDVCPFCHLQFDVGQTEVNEKYGTDFSIPVFHLAQLYGLAMGLSAEDLTLDAQLIDSSKALAKLE; from the coding sequence ATGGAGATTGCATATTTCTTAGGTTGTATTATGAACAACCGTTATCCTGGTATCGAAAAAGCAACTAGAATGTTATTCGAAAAATTAGACATTGAATTAAAAGACATGGAAGGAGCTTCCTGTTGTCCTGCACCTGGTGTATTTGGTTCTTTCGATCAAACCACCTGGGCTACTATCGCAGCACGTAACCTCGCTATTGCAGAAGACATGGGTTTAGAAATAATGACCGAATGTAACGGATGTTTCGGTTCATTACGTGAATGTGACCACTTATTAAAAGAAAACGCAGCTAAAAAAGATGAAATTAACGAAATTTTAGCTGAAACTACTGACAAACAATTCAAAGGTGAAACTAAAGTAAGACATTTAGCTGAAATATTATACAATGATGTAGGTCTTGATAAGATTTCTGAAATGTTCACCAAAAACTTAGATCTCAACGTAGCTGTACACTACGGTTGTCACTTCCTTAAACCTACCGATGAAGTAGGTATTGAGGAATCTGCAGAAAACCCAACTATTTTAGATGAATTAGTTGAAATCACCGGTGCTAAATCTATACCTTACAACAACAAAATGATGTGTTGTGGTGCAGGTGGAGGTTTAAGATCTAGAGACCTTGATGTAACTTTAAGTTATACCAAAGAAAAACTTGATGCTATGGCTGAAGCTGGTGCAGATGCTATTATTGATGTATGTCCATTCTGTCACTTACAATTTGATGTAGGTCAAACTGAAGTAAACGAAAAATACGGAACTGACTTCTCAATTCCTGTATTCCACTTAGCTCAATTATACGGATTAGCTATGGGATTAAGTGCAGAAGATTTAACTTTAGACGCACAATTAATAGACTCATCTAAAGCTCTTGCAAAACTCGAATAA
- the hdrC gene encoding CoB--CoM heterodisulfide reductase subunit C — MSVLDTLKSLLGGTKKDIDKNLTKEAESVEEAADSIQTSSEEEIETKSDSETISEEETLEAEAPEEEEEIIIPIHTEASEEVEASEEVEAEEEVEEIPGEEASLENEEESSDDKLSEDEESLEDASEENEESDNMTLLKENDVYSMDDIDKEFTQKFVDAGIETVDHCFQCGTCGGGCPSGRRTPYRVRQIVRKCLLGLKDEVISDPALWMCTTCYTCQERCPRSVKIVDIIKMARNEAAKAGYMADSHKATGSYVIKTGHGVPINDKTRDLRKAIGLDELPPSVHSFPEALEEVQKICVACGFDNLIGFNMETGKLE, encoded by the coding sequence ATGTCTGTGTTAGATACTCTTAAATCCCTCCTTGGTGGGACAAAAAAGGATATAGATAAAAATTTAACTAAAGAAGCAGAATCTGTTGAAGAAGCTGCTGATTCTATACAGACATCTTCAGAAGAGGAAATTGAAACTAAATCTGATTCTGAAACTATTTCCGAAGAAGAAACTTTAGAAGCAGAAGCTCCTGAAGAAGAGGAAGAAATTATTATTCCTATTCATACAGAGGCTTCTGAAGAAGTTGAAGCTTCTGAAGAAGTTGAAGCTGAAGAAGAAGTTGAAGAAATTCCTGGAGAGGAAGCTTCTTTAGAAAATGAGGAAGAATCAAGTGATGATAAACTTTCAGAAGATGAAGAATCTTTAGAAGATGCTTCAGAAGAAAATGAAGAGAGCGATAATATGACTTTATTAAAAGAAAATGATGTTTATTCAATGGATGATATTGATAAAGAATTTACTCAAAAATTCGTTGATGCTGGAATTGAAACTGTAGACCACTGTTTCCAATGTGGTACCTGTGGTGGAGGATGTCCTTCTGGTAGAAGAACTCCTTATAGAGTAAGACAAATTGTAAGAAAATGTTTATTGGGACTTAAAGACGAAGTAATATCTGATCCTGCATTATGGATGTGTACCACTTGTTACACCTGTCAAGAAAGATGTCCTAGAAGTGTAAAAATTGTGGATATTATTAAAATGGCACGTAATGAAGCTGCAAAAGCTGGTTACATGGCTGACTCACACAAAGCAACTGGTTCTTACGTAATTAAAACTGGTCATGGTGTACCTATCAACGATAAAACTAGAGATTTGAGAAAAGCTATTGGACTTGATGAATTACCTCCATCAGTACATTCTTTCCCTGAAGCATTAGAAGAAGTCCAAAAAATCTGTGTAGCATGTGGATTTGATAATTTAATCGGTTTCAACATGGAAACTGGAAAATTAGAATAG
- a CDS encoding MarR family winged helix-turn-helix transcriptional regulator, translating into MIEKSVIIPEHVNYLMTLIKSYEAHFRKNVGSIDINIGEIPILLAIYADEGLNQIDLVKKFHVTEANISKTTKNLLLKDLILKKIDSENNTKKLLFLTEKGQEVSVRLLTFFDEWKEEIKGDISNDEMYAFAKTLEKLYINSQKSF; encoded by the coding sequence ATGATTGAAAAAAGTGTTATTATTCCAGAGCATGTAAATTATTTAATGACTTTAATAAAAAGTTATGAGGCACATTTTAGAAAAAATGTAGGATCCATAGATATAAATATTGGTGAGATACCAATTTTATTAGCAATCTATGCTGATGAAGGATTGAATCAGATAGATCTTGTTAAAAAGTTTCATGTAACTGAAGCGAATATTAGTAAAACTACTAAAAATTTATTACTTAAAGATTTAATTCTTAAAAAGATTGATTCAGAGAATAATACTAAAAAATTATTATTTTTAACTGAAAAGGGTCAAGAAGTATCTGTTCGTTTACTGACTTTCTTTGATGAATGGAAAGAGGAGATTAAAGGTGATATTTCTAATGATGAAATGTATGCTTTTGCTAAAACTTTAGAAAAACTTTATATTAATTCTCAAAAGTCTTTTTAA